In Besnoitia besnoiti strain Bb-Ger1 chromosome I, whole genome shotgun sequence, the genomic window TTGACTGCAATGAGCAGCACAGAAAACCAGCGGAGCTCCAGGGCAGCACTGCGAGATCGCTTCGCCGTTCCCGCTTACTTACCACGGGCTGATGGTGTAGGGGTATCACGTTCGCTTCGCATGCGAAAGGTCTCGGGTCCAATTCCCGATCAGTCCATTGTTTCCCCACTAACTCCATTTCGTAATGTGGTGGTTTGTACGGAAGACAGGTAGCATCTGCTTTCCAGAAAGAGAGTATTTCTCACATTTCGATGCAGTTGCCATTCGTAGAGCTCGTCGACTTGGGTCCCCTTGGGCGGTGCGGAGTGGCTCTGGGTCGCATGCCGCCGAGACTGTGCAACTAGCAGTACTTTCGTTACCCTGCGTAGCTGGTCCAGGCAGAACAAGTGCATTTTCTCAAGCGTCTTCCGCTCTGTTTTCACGGAAtagagacgcggaagagcgTACCAGTATGCTTCGTCAACACTGGTTGTCCCTCAGACCGTGGCGAGCCGCCCCTGCAGCCTCTTGATGTCCTTAGATGGTGGTGGTCGCTCATGTGCGCACGCGGTTCAGGCATCGAGttggcggggggaggggtggCGGCTAGCGTTGCGCTGAGCGGTTTGCTGGCCACGGGAGTCTCGAACCAGTCACGTCACCGCGGTGCCATGGATCACTTAGCGGACGTCTGTGAATGCAGATGAGTCAGCCAGTCAAATCCCGTACACGGATTCAGTTTTTTTGCAAGGTTACCAGGGTCATTTCCTTTTGTTCCCTCTGCGTACGCGCGTTTGCTTGACGCCGTGTCCATCCGTTTCTTTGCGCGGCTTCCAATACCGCTTTCACCAGCCTCAGTTCATGCTTACCGTCACTCCTGTGCAGTTCGTATTCCGTACCGCCCGTCAAGATGGCGTTCCCGGCGTTCGCTTCCCCCTACAATGTGGAGAAGAGGAGGTTTAGCGAGGAGTGCGCCTTGCGCCACGCGCAGAAAGAAGGATTCGAAGGCCAGGTCCAGATGCCTCCTAACTACGCAGATATGGGTAAGTCCTGCAGTGACGGTTCTTACCAGGACTACCCGTTCGACTGCCTCACGCAGTGCTAGGAAACCACGCGTTTCTGCAAAACTAACACGGGAGAGCGCTTTCGCGGGGCAGTGCTTGTTCGTGAGACCGGCGGGTGGCAGAGACCACGCGCTCGGCCGTTCGACGCCGGAGACTCGAAGCTTTCAAATATTTCTGAGTCGCTTTCCCACGTACAATATCAGCGTcctgaggcgcagcggcgtgtCCGAGTGGTGTGCCCAGAGGCCTTCACTAGTTTTCGCATAATTCGCGTGCGGTCTCGGATGACTCAATATCCGCACGTCAAGCCATGCGTGCGAGTACTAAGAGAGCGTGTCTTGAGGTGCGGTCGTCGTGGTTCGAATGCTCCCTGCGTGACTTTTTTCTTTGTATCCGTGTTTTGCAGACCTCATCCTCTTCCCAGAGGGCAGCTTGAAGAACTGCAACAACACAGTCGTTTCCCAGTCGCATCTTAAGGGCAAATCCGTCGCGCTCTActtcgccgacggcgccgatCCAAAGTGCACGTCTTTCTTGCCTTTCCTGCTTAACGTAAGTGGTTGCGATTTGGTAGGGGGGGAGAAAGCTTGCCGATGTGTGAAGTTCACGCGAGTTTGAGTGGGCGCTCGGGACCGAGTTGTGGACCGTCTTCACGTTTCGCCGTTGTAGTGAGAGTTCTGTTGTCACAGTTCCGTTTCCAAGTCCGCCACcacaggcgcggcggtgcgGGTGCTTTTGAGAGCCTCGCCACCGTGCGGCTAGACAAAAACACGCCGTTATGCGCGTTTTTCGTTGCTGGATAGCCGAGGTCGCGGCTGTTGGTCGCACTCGAAGCTCCCTGCATTAGACGCGACGCACTAGTGGTAACTGCAGAGCGTCACCGCGGAGAGACCAATGCTGCCGGCAAGCCTTTTCAATCGCGCTGGGTGTTCGATAAAACAGTTTCCTCGTAGACACATTATGCACGCCAAGACGCCATGGGATATTACGGCGTGCGACGTTGCCGGTACATGCGAAGCCGTCCTTCTGCGCGGTGCGCATGTATGTGTTTTCAGTTCTACAGGACGATCAATGAGGGGGGATCCAACCAGAAGATCGAGGTCATTTTTGTGAGTCTGGATCGGGATCGCCAGGCGTTCGAGCATCATCGCTCGCACATGCCGTGGCTGAGTATCGACTTGGAGAACCCGTTGACAGACGTCTTGAAGCGCCACTTCCG contains:
- a CDS encoding PDI family protein (encoded by transcript BESB_009140); this encodes MAFPAFASPYNVEKRRFSEECALRHAQKEGFEGQVQMPPNYADMDLILFPEGSLKNCNNTVVSQSHLKGKSVALYFADGADPKCTSFLPFLLNFYRTINEGGSNQKIEVIFVSLDRDRQAFEHHRSHMPWLSIDLENPLTDVLKRHFRVMKEYEVPAYGYGSRTGVPCVVVVGSDGREAQFLPVSSGREEGDRALLRWDWRNTRFSSDRFVVHPCTHHEQQ